Proteins encoded by one window of Candidatus Sumerlaea chitinivorans:
- a CDS encoding Biopolymer transport protein ExbD/TolR, with protein sequence MRRHHKDLAPISQINLTSLLDVTFVLLIAFMIVAPALKYGIDLDLPTVQEGAPQLTQNQTQLFTIVVPKPSQSEQQFFLNDEPVTLRDIEMRLRLQRENGRMPSVEIQADRDVPYDIFIQVVAALRRAGIEAVGLPVEAGRVTAPNRPASGASTLAEPMDRPEGK encoded by the coding sequence ATGCGCCGGCACCATAAAGACCTTGCTCCAATTTCCCAGATCAACCTCACCTCGCTGCTGGACGTGACGTTTGTGCTGCTGATCGCGTTTATGATTGTGGCGCCGGCCCTGAAATATGGGATCGACCTTGATCTGCCCACCGTTCAAGAAGGGGCTCCCCAGCTTACGCAGAATCAAACTCAGCTTTTTACGATTGTCGTACCCAAACCCTCGCAAAGCGAACAGCAATTCTTCCTAAATGACGAGCCTGTAACCTTACGGGATATCGAAATGCGTCTTCGGCTTCAGCGCGAAAACGGCCGCATGCCTTCGGTAGAAATCCAAGCCGACCGCGACGTGCCCTATGACATCTTCATTCAAGTGGTGGCTGCTCTGCGCCGGGCTGGCATCGAAGCAGTTGGGCTACCTGTGGAGGCGGGGCGGGTTACAGCTCCCAACAGGCCTGCGAGTGGGGCCTCGACCTTGGCCGAGCCAATGGACCGTCCAGAGGGCAAGTGA
- a CDS encoding MotA/TolQ/ExbB proton channel family protein: MDKVLSLGGIAVNHVNIFQAIRDSDFMGLLCLIACIVLSIISWAIIFYKLVRIHAASKQSDEFMERCMGGSGSLEEAFRHSNDYPESPLAQIFREAYLEMQLENWYRNPRYTPEQRLTAARVGLERVLERTISEEIRILETYLIFLATTSNVAPFIGLFGTVWGVLGAFQSLSRAGSAALTALAPGMATALTATIAGLLAAIPASVFYNYLTNKIAILTSRMDAFALELANVIQKRILKEYAEE, from the coding sequence GTGGACAAGGTGCTGAGTCTTGGTGGCATTGCCGTAAATCACGTCAACATCTTTCAAGCAATCCGTGATAGTGACTTCATGGGGCTACTCTGCCTCATCGCATGCATCGTGCTGTCGATCATCTCGTGGGCGATCATTTTTTACAAGTTGGTACGTATCCATGCGGCTTCGAAGCAATCAGACGAATTTATGGAACGGTGCATGGGTGGGAGCGGTAGCCTTGAGGAGGCGTTTCGCCATTCGAACGACTACCCAGAGAGTCCCCTTGCACAGATTTTTCGTGAGGCCTATCTCGAGATGCAGCTTGAGAACTGGTATCGCAATCCTCGCTATACCCCCGAACAGCGCCTAACTGCCGCTCGAGTGGGATTAGAACGGGTGTTGGAGCGAACGATTTCGGAGGAGATTCGCATCCTTGAGACTTACCTCATTTTTTTAGCCACAACTTCAAATGTCGCGCCGTTTATCGGGCTGTTTGGTACTGTGTGGGGCGTCCTTGGCGCCTTCCAGTCGCTTAGTCGAGCCGGGAGTGCTGCTCTCACGGCTCTTGCTCCGGGAATGGCCACAGCGCTCACAGCAACCATTGCGGGGCTGCTCGCTGCAATTCCAGCAAGTGTGTTTTATAACTATTTAACAAATAAAATTGCTATCTTGACGAGCCGAATGGATGCATTCGCGCTTGAGCTCGCCAACGTAATTCAGAAGCGAATTCTCAAAGAATACGCGGAAGAGTAG
- a CDS encoding Chromosome (plasmid) partitioning protein ParB, whose product MAPNPFQPREVFDEEGLRELAESVRVRGVIQPVLVARRDSKWVLVAGERRWRAAQLAGLEHIPAIELKLSDQELLEYALIENLQRENLNPIEEARAYQVLIERFGLTHEEVASRVEKSRPAVANTLRLLNLPEILQRDIEEGRLSAGHGRALLALPTDEERLQVRNEVLQKGLSVRDTEALVLRMLGEKTKAERKPRPRQRRAEDEFAERLRNRLEEVLACRVQVRVFDSQRGKIEIHYTSLDELDRICAQLGVADE is encoded by the coding sequence TTGGCCCCAAATCCATTTCAGCCCCGGGAGGTCTTCGATGAGGAAGGGCTGCGCGAGTTGGCCGAATCCGTTCGAGTGCGGGGGGTGATTCAGCCGGTCCTCGTTGCCCGCCGCGATAGCAAATGGGTGCTTGTTGCAGGTGAACGCCGCTGGAGGGCTGCGCAACTCGCGGGCTTGGAGCATATTCCAGCAATTGAGCTGAAACTATCGGACCAAGAATTACTCGAGTATGCGCTCATCGAAAACCTGCAGCGGGAAAACTTAAATCCTATCGAAGAGGCGAGAGCCTATCAAGTGCTCATCGAGCGTTTCGGATTGACTCATGAAGAGGTTGCCAGCCGCGTGGAAAAAAGCCGGCCGGCTGTAGCTAACACACTGCGCCTGCTTAACTTACCTGAAATTCTCCAGCGAGACATTGAGGAAGGGCGTCTATCGGCTGGCCACGGACGCGCTCTCTTGGCTTTGCCCACAGACGAAGAGCGCCTCCAAGTCCGTAACGAGGTCCTGCAGAAGGGATTGTCGGTTCGGGACACCGAAGCGTTGGTGCTTCGAATGCTTGGGGAAAAAACGAAAGCAGAGCGGAAGCCTCGACCGAGGCAGAGGCGCGCAGAGGACGAATTCGCTGAACGCCTTCGCAATCGACTTGAAGAGGTCCTTGCTTGCCGGGTACAGGTAAGGGTATTCGATTCACAACGAGGAAAGATTGAGATTCATTACACATCGTTAGATGAGCTCGATCGGATCTGTGCGCAACTTGGCGTCGCGGACGAATAA